The sequence ACCATGGCGCCGCCCCTTGCCCCGTCACGTTCCCCAGCCGTACCCTTACCGGGTCAAGAAAAGATTAAACTGACCCTGACCATTCTTAACCGTAACGGTTTGCATGCCCGCCCAGCCGCCAATTTCGTTAAAGCCGCGGGCCTTTTCCAGGCAAACATCACAGTCGCAAAAGGGACTAAAATCGCCAACGCAAAAAGTATCAACCAGATGACCCTTTTGGATGCCGGCCAGGGAGATCAAATCGAAGTCAGGGCATCCGGCCCCCAGGCGCGACAAGCGACAGAGCTCCTGAAAGTTCTGGCCGAAAACAAATTTAACGAGAAAGATGAAGAGACCGCCTTTGTAACGTTGGAAAAAGCAGCAGGCCTTGCCGATACCCGGGAAAATGTCCAAGGGGCAATTGCAGGTATTCCGGTGTCTGCCGGCATTGCGGTTGGTCCTGTGGCCCATTACCATTCCCGATTTCCCGAAATTAAGACCAGACAAATTCAGGACACCCAATCGGAAATTAACAAACTTCAGGCAGCAGTTTCCAAAGCAGGAAAGGACCTTGAGCAACTGAGGAACCAGGCAGCGCAAAAATTAGGTGCCATAAAAGCGGCAATTTTTGATGCCCAGAAAATGTTTTTGAATGACCCGGCCCTGCTGGATGCAGTGCAGGATGCTATATTGACCCAGCAGTGCAATGCAGAATCGGCCTGGCAGAAATCCATAGATGCCATGGCAAAAGAATACCGTAAACTTACAGACCCATATCTTCGTGAACAGGCAGTTGATCTCATTGATGTGGGCAGGCGTGTGTTAGTACACCTTATCGGCCGGCGTCTGCCCACTTTAGAGCTTGCGCAACCCGCGATCCTGTTTGCAAAAGAGTTAACCCCGTCGGATACGGTTCAACTGAGTCCGGATAATGTCCTGGCCATCTGCACAGCCTTGGGCGGCCAGACATCTCACAGCGCCATTGTTGCAAAAGCCCTGGGGATTCCTACGATTGTGGGGTTAGGCGAAGACATACTCACATGGACTGAAAACGACATCATTGCCTTGGACGGCACCCAAGGATTGGTCTGGCCCCATCCCACCCAAAGCCAGTTGACGGAATGTCAAACACGGCGTGAGCGGTGGCAAACCCAACAGCAGCAGGCCAAGGCCCTTGCCCAGACACCTGCATCCACCATGGGCCGGAATCCTAAAACCATAAAAGTTGTTGCCAACAGCGACGCCCATGATACTAAAACAATCCTGGATTACGGCGCCGAAGGTGTAGGGCTGTTCAGAACGGAATTTCTGTTCTTAGGGCGGTTACAGGCGCCTTGTGAAAAGGAACAACTGCAGACCTATACCCAGATGGCCAATATAATGCAGACCCGGCCCCTGGTGATCCGAACCCTGGACCTTGGTGCAGACAAGACTGTTCCTTACCTGAATATGGCCCCGGAAAACAATCCATTTCTTGGTTTAAGGGGCATTCGTTTCTGCCTGGCTCACATAGAAATTTTTAAAACCCAGTTGCGTGCCATCCTTAAAGCAAGTCCCGGTCACAACATCAAAATTATGTTTCCTATGATCAGTACTCCGGAAGAGTTCTGTGAAGCCAAAGCAGTCCTGAATGAAGTCAAACAAGAGTTGAAATCTGCCGGAATCCCTTTTGATGAAAATATGGAAGTCGGATTAATGATTGAAGTTCCGTCTGCTGTGGCCGTCGCAGACCAGTTGGCCGGAAGGGCAGATTTTTTCAGCATAGGGTCCAATGATCTGACCCAATATATTATGGGGGCGGACCGCGGGAACCGGAAGGTCAATCACCTGGTCAATGCCCTGAATCCGGCAGTGCTCCGAATGGTGGCTCAAACCGCCAGGGCAGCACGCAAGGCCGGGATATGGGTGGGCATGTGCGGCGAGTTGGCCGCAAATCCCCTGGCGGCGCCGGTACTCATTGGTTTGGGATTGGATGAACTGAGCATGAATGCACCCAACATTCCAGACGTAAAAAACGCCATACGCCACTGCACCATGCACCATGCAAAAAAAATGGCCCAAACGGTCTTAACCCTCGAAACTGCGAAACAGGTCGAAGCGTACTTAAAATTGAACAAAGAAAAAAGTGTTAAATGATAGATTGCATGGTATCATTGCGAACACCTGTTGTTACAAATAATCAAGAAACAAACCTTTCAGGAGGAGAACATGAATCGTTTTTTATCTTTTATTTCAATTTTAATCCTCGTCCTTGGCGGTTGCGCTTCTGACCAGGAAAAAGCTGAGACCTATATCCGGGAAGGGAAAGCATATTTTGCCAAGCAGGAATACACCAAGGCTGAAATACAGTTGAAAAACGCGGTCAGTCTGGTACCGGATTCAACCGAAGCATATCATCATCTGGCCCGAACCTATTTGAAAGAAAAAAAGGCCCAGGAAGCGTTCTCTACATTTTTAAAGCTGGAGCAACTGGAACCGGACAATATAGATAACAAACTCCAGCTGGCGTCGTTCTACTTTCTTGCCAAAAAATGGGCTGATGCAGAAAAGAAAGTGACTCAAGTTCTTACTGCTGATCCGGACAACATCAAAGGGCTCTATCTGCAGGCTGGAGTTCTCGGTGCCCAAAAAGAACCATTGGAAAGCCTGGCAAACATATATAACCGTATTTTACGACTTGATCCCCAACAAACAAAAGCCATGTTGATCCTTGCAAAGATCTACCTGACCCAAAAGGATTCGGCCAACGCCGAAGCCATGTTGGAAAAAGCCCTTGAAACGGCCCCAGAGGACGTGAACATTCATCGGGCTGTATTCAGATACTACCTATCCCAAAAAGCCAATGACAAAGCCCGGGATGTCTTGGAAAAGCTGGTGGATCAAAAACCGGAGGCTGTTGAACCCAGGATCATGCTGGCCAACTTCCAGGCAAGCCAAAATGAAAGCAGTCAGGCAGAACAATCCTATTTAAAAGCAATTGAACTGGCTCCGGACAATCCGTTGCCCTACATGCTCATTGCCCGGTTCTATAATGTCAATGAGCAGCCGGACAAGGCAGAGGGATTTATCAAAAAAGCCCTATCCATCCATCCGGAACATGCCGGTTTAAAAACTGCGTATGCCGACTTTTATTTCCTTCACCAGGAATATGAAAAATCCGAGAAAATAATTGATGAGGTGCTGGCAAATCGTCCGGACTTTCCCCAGGCAAAATTCATCAAAGCAAAGCTTTTGATATCTGATAAGAAATTGGATCAGGCCAAGGACATTCTCCTATCTCTTTTGGAAGATGAGCCGGACTCAGCCCAGTACAATTTTTTAATGGGATCTGTGCTTCTGCAAGAGAAAAAAACAGATCAGGCCATGGCATATATTGCCAAAACCCTTGAAAAGAACCCCTTGCATCTCAAAGCAAGAATCATTATGGCAGATATCTATTTCAAACAGACAGACTATCTTCTGGCCGAATCGGAAATCGACAAGGCCTTAAAACTGAGCCCTAAAAACTATGAGGCCCTTTTACTGAAGGCAAATCTATACGCCGCCCAGAAGAAAACACAAAAGGCCCAGGCGGTTTATGAATCGTTAATCCAGAACCACCCCGAGAATCCGGCAGCCCTGTTCAGGCTG is a genomic window of uncultured Desulfobacter sp. containing:
- a CDS encoding tetratricopeptide repeat protein translates to MNRFLSFISILILVLGGCASDQEKAETYIREGKAYFAKQEYTKAEIQLKNAVSLVPDSTEAYHHLARTYLKEKKAQEAFSTFLKLEQLEPDNIDNKLQLASFYFLAKKWADAEKKVTQVLTADPDNIKGLYLQAGVLGAQKEPLESLANIYNRILRLDPQQTKAMLILAKIYLTQKDSANAEAMLEKALETAPEDVNIHRAVFRYYLSQKANDKARDVLEKLVDQKPEAVEPRIMLANFQASQNESSQAEQSYLKAIELAPDNPLPYMLIARFYNVNEQPDKAEGFIKKALSIHPEHAGLKTAYADFYFLHQEYEKSEKIIDEVLANRPDFPQAKFIKAKLLISDKKLDQAKDILLSLLEDEPDSAQYNFLMGSVLLQEKKTDQAMAYIAKTLEKNPLHLKARIIMADIYFKQTDYLLAESEIDKALKLSPKNYEALLLKANLYAAQKKTQKAQAVYESLIQNHPENPAALFRLGNLFIMDKKPDKALAIYDKAMAINPNLMDVFINMIRLYSAEKKYQTALNRCDAQLEALQSPSPVVVSIIQGLRGNLLMALKKPDAAKQAFELSIQSNPQFTQSYLALATIYHQEENDEKELEMYKNLLAQRPEQIEPHFQLGVFYEKRGENDKAKAQYEKVLELNPEYIPALNNLAFFYAEQNIEMNKALDMARKAKELSGEIPAIMDTLGWIYYKKELYDSAIQEFSNCIEKEPENPIFNFHLGLAYNKKWDSINAKKYLKKALQLKKDFKGANEAQKILEQT
- the ptsP gene encoding phosphoenolpyruvate--protein phosphotransferase; this encodes MVGLVFVSHSAKLAEGVKEIAEQMTQGKCMIAVAGGIDDPQNPFGTDPIKVKAAIESVYGKNGVLVIMDLGSALLSAEMALEFLDPEQAQNVKLCAAPLVEGAVAAAVQASIGANIADVMNEALNALRVKSEQLAQVNTMAPPLAPSRSPAVPLPGQEKIKLTLTILNRNGLHARPAANFVKAAGLFQANITVAKGTKIANAKSINQMTLLDAGQGDQIEVRASGPQARQATELLKVLAENKFNEKDEETAFVTLEKAAGLADTRENVQGAIAGIPVSAGIAVGPVAHYHSRFPEIKTRQIQDTQSEINKLQAAVSKAGKDLEQLRNQAAQKLGAIKAAIFDAQKMFLNDPALLDAVQDAILTQQCNAESAWQKSIDAMAKEYRKLTDPYLREQAVDLIDVGRRVLVHLIGRRLPTLELAQPAILFAKELTPSDTVQLSPDNVLAICTALGGQTSHSAIVAKALGIPTIVGLGEDILTWTENDIIALDGTQGLVWPHPTQSQLTECQTRRERWQTQQQQAKALAQTPASTMGRNPKTIKVVANSDAHDTKTILDYGAEGVGLFRTEFLFLGRLQAPCEKEQLQTYTQMANIMQTRPLVIRTLDLGADKTVPYLNMAPENNPFLGLRGIRFCLAHIEIFKTQLRAILKASPGHNIKIMFPMISTPEEFCEAKAVLNEVKQELKSAGIPFDENMEVGLMIEVPSAVAVADQLAGRADFFSIGSNDLTQYIMGADRGNRKVNHLVNALNPAVLRMVAQTARAARKAGIWVGMCGELAANPLAAPVLIGLGLDELSMNAPNIPDVKNAIRHCTMHHAKKMAQTVLTLETAKQVEAYLKLNKEKSVK